CGATACAAAGATTCCTGCTGTTCATACTTATAAACAATAACTTCTACATAAAATTCTAGTGGCAATCGGTATACTTGAAGAAATGAATACAAAGTTAATGCCTTTCGATCATAATCATTAGCACTTAAGAAATGTTGCTTCATCTCATCATCAAGGGCAGCTGCACGGTTATATACCATATTAAATCGATTTTTAATGCTGACGGGACTTCTCAATTGAAATAAGTTTTTCTCAATCACTTCCTCCAAAATTTCTTTTTTTGATTTCCCTAGAAGCATCAGTTCAATGACTATTGCAATATCATTCTCTGACCATTTTTCCTTGGTAAATCCTGCTGAATACTCCATATACTCTAACACCCGATCTTTTTAACCGACATTTGTTTAATGACTTGATCGACAACTTCAAGTCGACGCTTTCCACATTGTTGGCGAATAATAGTTGTATAATCCCCATTTTTAACAAGTTTGTTCGTATTAGTTATGTACAATTTTTGAATCAAATCGATCATAATTCTTTCATCAATCTCATCTTGCCAGTAATTATCGATCACTTGATTAATAGACGCGGCTAAATCTCTTTGTGTTTTTTGAAATAGTTTAACTTCCACGTTAAAGACACCTTCTCTTACTTTTTTTATACTTATTTTTTATTTTACTTCTAGTGCATTAGATTCACAATAGAAGTGGGAAAAATATACAAAATTTCTGTCGCCACCACGTTTATTATCGAAAGGGGGTACCTGGCCGTTTCAAGCCCCACCCCTTTTATATAGACCTGTTCTGATTACTTGTCAGATCAGGTCTTTTTTTATTGTTCTAATTTCGAAGAAAGGAGGTGCATATCCCGCCTGCCTGCGACCTGATGAACTTTATTGAAAGAATAGCGAGGACTTGAATGGTGAAAGGCATTCAAATGTTAAGGAGAGGATTAAAGATGAATCAAAGATTAAAGACATTGCACATTGAGATGATGAGGTTGGTGAAAGTAGAAAAATCGCTTACTTCCTCCTATCAACCACATCCATTTAACGATCATTTGTTAAGAGCAATTCGAAAAGAAAAGCATCAAGTTAGCAAGGAGATTGAAAGATACGGCAAGGTTCAAGGGAGGATTTTGTTGATTAAGAACAAGTCCATGCAATCGATAGGGCCAGTAACAAACTTACATTATGCAAATTAAAGTGATCGTCTCCTAATAGTCAGGGGGCGGTCATTTTTATATGTCAAACCATGAAAGGAGGTGAAATTAGACACCTTTCGCACGATCACCATATAAATTTGAGGAGGAGTTTTATTATGACGATCTTTAACAAAAAGAATGTTCAATCATCAAAAAGGGAGTTTCACGAGAAGGATCTGACAGCATCAGAAATTACGGAGATCTATAATCTACTAAAGGAACAATACGATGTTATCGAAGACAAAATTAGACTATCTGTAGACAAAAGTGATTGGGCTGCCTTATCCGACCTTGTAAAGCGTAGGCAAAGCCTTCAATCAGCCTTAGAGGAGATCGATCAGCTACAAATGGAATCATCAAAAGAAAACAAGGACACATTCAAATCTAAAGTTTCTCAAGGTTTCCGTAAAAGTAGTAGTTTCACTGAAGAAAAAGGTATTCAATTATCAAAAACCGTTTGGAATAACCTTGAGAAGATCAATCAATCATCCCATCATATCTTAGCAAAAGCAGTTGATGTTACTTCAGATACTGTTAGTTGGACAAACCATATTAATCAACGTGCCAGTCGTATGGTCATTTCTAAAGCATCTAAAGGCTTATCTAAGATAGCTGACGTTTTTGAACAAGAACCGAAATGAGAAGGAAAGGAGACAGTGTTCATGGATCAAAACATACAAGAAGAAAACAGGAAGGTCGTACCAATTTCATCTGCAGATCAACGTGTACCTGAAATGGTTGTCACGTTATCTACATCAAAGGAGCGCATGAACCAACTACAAGAATTTGTTGAAAATGGACTAGAGCGTGGTCTTGATTACGGAGTCATTGACGGCTTCTCTAAGCCAACCTTACTAAAGCCTGGTGCTGAGAAGTTGTGTGATGTCTTTGGATTTATGAAGACAGTTGAGGTCGTTAATCGCATTGAACAGTGGGAAGTAGGAATCTTTGCTTATGAAGTGAAAGTAACACTGACCCAAAAAGATACAGGAATTATTGAAGCTGAAGGTATCGGATCGTGCAACAGTAAGGAATCATCCTTCAAGCATCAGGATCCATATACGATCGTTAACACCGTTTTGAAGATGGCCAAAAAACGTGCCCTTATTGATGCTGTATTAACCGCTACACGATCTAGTGGTTTATTCACTCAAGATATTGAAGACTTCCCAAAAAACACACCGAAAGGAGGTGATGAACCAGTGACAGTACGGCAGTTAAATATGATCTTCAAAGTTGCAGATGAAGTTGATTTACATCCAGAAACAGCAAAGGAGATGTTGAAGTCAATGTATTATGTAGATCGTGCAAAACAACTCACTAAACACCAAGCATCTGACTTCATTCAAAATCTCAACTATTTTAAAAATGAGTAAAAGGAGTTCAATGACGATGACATTACAAATCAGAAGATGAAAGCTTATGGAGTGCACAATGCATTCGATAAGCTTTTTTAATGCAAAAAAAGATGAGCTCAATGGCAGTTGAACTCATCCAATATCAATTCAATTCATAGGAGAGGCGTAAAACGTCTCTCCTCTTTTACATTCAATCACAATTAAATGGAGGAATCAATTATGAAAACTTTAGATAAAATGACATTCAAAGGATTATTAGCTACGACAATGCGTGAAAAAGAAGATGGATACATCGTCAATCAAATCTTCAGCCGTTATCCTTCTATTCAAGAGTTACTAGATGTCACTGAAGATGAGTTATTACAAATCAAAGGAATCGGCAAAGTTAAAGCGAATCAGATTGTCGCTGCATTGCAATTAGCAAGAATGAATCCATCTAGTTCTGTGGAACGCTTTGCAATTCGTTCCCCTCAAGATGCATATACGTACCTTGAAGACATGAAATACCTTGATCGTGAACACTTCGTCGTTCTTGGATTGAATACGAAAAACGAAGTGATGTTCAAAGAAACCGTATTTATCGGATCATTGAATGCATCGATCGTTCATCCTCG
The Bacillus shivajii DNA segment above includes these coding regions:
- a CDS encoding DUF1819 family protein gives rise to the protein MEYSAGFTKEKWSENDIAIVIELMLLGKSKKEILEEVIEKNLFQLRSPVSIKNRFNMVYNRAAALDDEMKQHFLSANDYDRKALTLYSFLQVYRLPLEFYVEVIVYKYEQQESLYRNDFYYFFEDKANVSKRVSEWRPETIKRLINSLLMFYLEVRMIEKVDQTKYIIKPIHLSQDLKTYAKKNVPLLYSFSALEKVKES
- a CDS encoding TIGR04540 family protein — translated: MEVKLFQKTQRDLAASINQVIDNYWQDEIDERIMIDLIQKLYITNTNKLVKNGDYTTIIRQQCGKRRLEVVDQVIKQMSVKKIGC
- the radC gene encoding RadC family protein, whose product is MKTLDKMTFKGLLATTMREKEDGYIVNQIFSRYPSIQELLDVTEDELLQIKGIGKVKANQIVAALQLARMNPSSSVERFAIRSPQDAYTYLEDMKYLDREHFVVLGLNTKNEVMFKETVFIGSLNASIVHPRETYKHLIRRSCASALVAHNHPSGNPSPSHEDIEVTKRLAETGKVVGIELLDHIIIGSEKHVSLKEKGHI